Proteins from a genomic interval of Flammeovirgaceae bacterium SG7u.111:
- a CDS encoding M23 family metallopeptidase: MIAVLVFSFVSSSEAQFFKRLKAKKNKKNIEQVIEPITYISDSGAYCLDELFTEKLEGLVADQAQIDFNLLANTPAPPPKKVWKDTCLDDSKVMIYRNKGEDSTFIDRKWLENADYYAIWDSWNLNPYGTKIGDFNDSVPLKLYDENNWSAPLHNTEVNSKFGMRRWRWHHGTDLGLNIGDSVFAAFDGVIRIAKYNYGGYGYYLMVRHDNGLETLYGHLKEYLVQVGDTVKAGQLIGWGGNTGRSTGPHLHFEVRYKGFAFNPTYLFDFDKDALVTSSDFVLTKDHYKKQIEQSKAQYHRIRSGDSLWVISRRYHTSISKICRLNGISRNSTLRIGRSLRVR, from the coding sequence TTGATAGCAGTACTTGTTTTTTCATTTGTATCTTCTTCTGAAGCACAGTTCTTTAAAAGGCTGAAAGCAAAGAAAAACAAGAAAAACATCGAGCAGGTAATAGAGCCTATTACCTACATCTCCGATTCTGGAGCCTATTGCTTGGATGAGCTTTTTACCGAAAAGCTTGAAGGATTAGTAGCTGACCAAGCCCAAATAGACTTCAACTTGTTGGCTAATACGCCAGCTCCTCCTCCCAAAAAAGTATGGAAAGACACATGCCTAGATGATTCTAAGGTAATGATCTACCGTAACAAAGGAGAAGATTCTACTTTTATAGATAGGAAATGGTTGGAAAACGCAGATTATTATGCGATTTGGGATAGTTGGAATTTGAACCCTTATGGCACTAAAATTGGTGACTTCAATGACTCAGTCCCCCTCAAACTCTATGATGAAAACAATTGGTCGGCACCACTCCACAACACCGAAGTGAACTCCAAATTTGGTATGAGGAGATGGAGATGGCATCACGGAACAGATTTGGGTTTGAACATTGGCGATTCGGTTTTTGCCGCTTTCGATGGAGTTATCAGAATTGCTAAATACAATTATGGCGGCTATGGCTATTACCTCATGGTAAGGCATGACAACGGTCTTGAAACGCTCTACGGCCACTTAAAGGAATACTTGGTACAAGTTGGAGATACGGTGAAGGCAGGTCAGCTCATAGGATGGGGCGGTAACACTGGCAGAAGCACAGGGCCTCACTTGCACTTTGAAGTTCGCTACAAAGGTTTTGCCTTCAACCCTACTTACCTATTTGATTTTGACAAAGATGCATTGGTAACAAGCAGTGACTTTGTTCTTACCAAAGATCATTACAAAAAACAAATAGAACAAAGCAAGGCACAATATCACCGCATTAGAAGTGGAGATTCCCTTTGGGTAATAAGCCGCAGGTACCACACCTCCATTTCCAAAATTTGCAGGTTGAATGGGATATCTAGAAATTCGACCTTGAGAATTGGGCGTAGTTTAAGAGTGAGATAG
- a CDS encoding NIPSNAP family protein — protein sequence MKRRNFVKNAATASMIVGSLTSSTLANATPKATRELYEIRVYQLKNRGGLNKFGAYLKDALIPAMNRAGVNNIGVFTELHSPEPPRVYVILPYSSEGELVKVPSKLQKDSEFAEAAKKHNETPSANAVYSRMESSLLYAFEGMPQMEKPTGKAGIFELREYESHNADAGLRKIAMFNNEEIELFRKVKLNPLFFGQTIIGSKLPSLTYMLWFEDMDAREANWKKFLEHPDWNEMKNKKEYKDSVSKVNKIYLEPVEYSQI from the coding sequence ATGAAAAGAAGAAATTTTGTAAAGAATGCTGCAACGGCAAGTATGATTGTAGGAAGTCTCACAAGCTCTACACTTGCCAATGCGACACCAAAAGCAACCCGAGAGCTCTACGAAATACGGGTTTACCAACTCAAAAACAGGGGTGGTCTCAACAAGTTTGGAGCATACCTGAAAGATGCCTTAATCCCTGCGATGAACCGAGCTGGAGTCAATAATATTGGCGTTTTCACCGAGCTGCACAGCCCCGAGCCTCCAAGAGTTTATGTTATCCTCCCCTATTCCTCCGAAGGCGAATTGGTAAAAGTCCCTAGCAAGCTGCAAAAAGATAGCGAGTTTGCCGAGGCAGCAAAAAAACATAACGAAACCCCTTCTGCCAATGCCGTTTATTCTCGAATGGAAAGCTCTCTATTGTATGCGTTTGAGGGAATGCCCCAAATGGAAAAGCCTACTGGGAAAGCGGGAATATTCGAACTTAGAGAGTACGAAAGCCATAATGCAGATGCTGGATTGCGGAAAATTGCCATGTTCAACAATGAAGAGATTGAGCTCTTTCGCAAAGTAAAATTGAACCCATTGTTTTTCGGACAGACGATTATTGGCAGCAAATTACCGAGCTTGACCTACATGCTTTGGTTCGAAGATATGGATGCGAGGGAAGCAAACTGGAAAAAGTTTTTAGAACACCCAGATTGGAATGAAATGAAGAATAAAAAAGAATATAAAGATAGTGTTTCTAAAGTGAACAAAATCTATCTAGAACCTGTTGAATATTCTCAAATTTAG
- the trxB gene encoding thioredoxin-disulfide reductase, with the protein MGQERTKCLIIGSGPAGYTAAIYASRAGLQPVLYQGDQPGGQLTITNDVENYPGYPEGVVGPQMMMDFQKQAERFGADIRLGLITKVDFTGPVHKAFTDNGEEIHADTIIISTGASAKWLGIESEQRLNGMGVSACAVCDGFFYRNQDVAVVGGGDTACEEASYLAKICNKVYLIVRRDELRASTIMQKRVMNDPKIEILWNSSTDEVLGKEGVDGVRLINNITKETSEIKVTGFFVAIGHKPNTDIFKGWLEMDENGYLITEKGSTLTNVEGVFAAGDAQDHIYRQAVTAAGTGCMAALDAERYLAAKEVTA; encoded by the coding sequence ATGGGACAGGAACGAACTAAATGTTTAATTATAGGCTCAGGACCAGCAGGTTACACAGCAGCAATCTACGCTTCTAGGGCAGGTTTGCAGCCGGTACTTTATCAAGGAGACCAACCTGGTGGCCAACTTACTATCACAAATGATGTGGAAAACTACCCTGGCTACCCCGAAGGCGTAGTAGGGCCACAAATGATGATGGATTTCCAAAAGCAAGCCGAACGCTTTGGCGCAGACATACGCCTTGGATTAATAACCAAGGTTGACTTCACTGGACCAGTCCACAAGGCTTTTACCGACAATGGAGAGGAAATTCACGCTGATACTATCATCATCTCAACTGGTGCTTCGGCAAAGTGGTTGGGTATTGAATCGGAGCAGCGCCTCAACGGAATGGGTGTTTCTGCCTGCGCAGTTTGCGATGGCTTTTTCTACAGAAATCAAGACGTAGCAGTAGTGGGTGGTGGCGATACCGCTTGTGAAGAAGCCAGCTACCTTGCCAAGATCTGTAATAAAGTTTACCTGATAGTAAGAAGAGACGAATTGAGAGCTTCTACCATCATGCAAAAAAGGGTGATGAACGACCCGAAGATCGAAATCCTATGGAACTCTTCTACCGATGAGGTTTTGGGCAAAGAAGGAGTTGATGGCGTAAGATTAATCAACAACATTACAAAAGAAACTTCTGAAATTAAAGTAACTGGATTCTTCGTTGCCATTGGTCACAAACCAAATACCGACATCTTCAAAGGTTGGTTGGAAATGGATGAAAATGGTTATTTGATAACTGAAAAAGGAAGTACCCTTACCAACGTGGAAGGTGTATTTGCTGCTGGTGATGCGCAAGACCATATTTACAGACAAGCTGTTACAGCAGCAGGAACTGGCTGCATGGCAGCGTTGGATGCAGAACGCTATCTTGCTGCTAAAGAGGTTACTGCATAA